Proteins encoded within one genomic window of uncultured Draconibacterium sp.:
- a CDS encoding polysaccharide lyase, translated as MKILDLRLKAAPLPFFGRWRGLLLFFLLFPTALFSQVKFFTGFETAQAGQAFVISEWEKAGFTTDNWDNGMATRAIADTSQAASGKKSLRVTYPVGFSGPAGNGAQVSLVLPDKKEYYMSYKLMFSPDFSFRLGGKLPGLAAGKLCSGGQICDGTNGFTARFMWRPNGKAVLYLYHMDKKGKWGDDFPLVYPSGEQVVFEPGKWYQLSERVKINSSADAHDGEVEVWVNGEPVLLEKGFRFTSNGEGVDRFYFSTFHGGSGPDWAPLKTSYIWYDDLTISPKKISK; from the coding sequence ATGAAAATTTTGGATTTAAGGTTAAAAGCTGCTCCCCTCCCCTTTTTTGGAAGATGGAGGGGGCTTCTACTATTCTTTCTTTTATTCCCCACCGCCCTTTTTTCTCAGGTAAAATTTTTCACAGGTTTTGAAACTGCTCAAGCCGGTCAGGCTTTTGTTATAAGCGAATGGGAAAAAGCGGGCTTTACCACCGACAACTGGGATAACGGCATGGCAACACGCGCGATCGCCGATACTTCACAGGCTGCATCAGGCAAAAAATCGTTGCGGGTAACTTACCCGGTTGGATTTTCCGGTCCGGCAGGAAATGGGGCGCAGGTTTCACTGGTTCTGCCCGACAAAAAAGAGTATTACATGTCTTATAAACTAATGTTTAGCCCGGATTTTAGTTTTCGTTTGGGAGGAAAACTGCCCGGACTTGCAGCCGGGAAACTGTGCAGTGGAGGGCAGATATGCGACGGGACGAACGGTTTTACTGCCCGTTTTATGTGGCGCCCAAACGGAAAAGCAGTGCTCTATTTATATCACATGGATAAAAAAGGCAAGTGGGGAGACGATTTTCCCCTGGTTTATCCGTCAGGTGAACAGGTTGTTTTTGAGCCGGGCAAATGGTATCAACTTTCTGAAAGAGTGAAGATAAATTCTTCAGCCGACGCACACGACGGAGAAGTGGAAGTTTGGGTTAACGGAGAGCCGGTGTTATTGGAAAAAGGTTTTCGTTTTACAAGCAATGGCGAAGGAGTTGACAGGTTTTATTTCTCCACTTTTCATGGCGGAAGTGGTCCCGATTGGGCTCCGCTAAAAACCAGTTACATCTGGTATGATGACCTGACAATTTCACCCAAAAAAATAAGCAAGTAA
- a CDS encoding glycoside hydrolase family 88 protein yields MKISGNITSLLVILLCFFYSCQKGEKAASQIVLGTVHQKELRAIPEENRVAFNWKAAGMFPGDTVLLTFNEEFKGQHNWLRLTVAQEIWDRKRIHASIPGTEINLGTFDIKYSSVLVPYEIEIPQQYLSQITKNGISLVLESKSPFWFFEETSAESPGLVPHILSAEKATGAMNDFLDCFLSENSVQAFGWREGTVLDGLWQLYTQTKNEKALQVIQQHLNLFFDDSGNLVYENAGSKPNDNRVDGIESTIPFATLSRLQPEHPILDTVIDGWQELKKENGMIIDGNMVSAEGCYTISYPMAVMGKTRQNKTLIEEAQAQLKHRFVLINDGDFYLRYYTNGRYTYKNWARGAAWFLLGYVRTIEELGIENIDIEIANKFKDAVDIALSMQRPDGLWSCFMDDPANSLPDASGSAGIAAAVMSGINLGILPVTYQENVEDCYKSLQNYITPDGFLKGVAQDNRGGEMLQRSDYRVIAQMGMGMMAQLYAALYQKDNN; encoded by the coding sequence ATGAAGATTTCAGGAAATATAACCAGCCTGTTAGTTATTCTTTTGTGCTTTTTTTATTCCTGTCAGAAAGGCGAAAAAGCAGCTTCCCAGATCGTTCTGGGCACGGTTCATCAAAAAGAACTTCGGGCAATACCCGAAGAAAACCGGGTTGCTTTTAACTGGAAGGCTGCAGGCATGTTTCCCGGCGATACTGTTCTACTGACTTTCAATGAAGAGTTTAAAGGACAACACAATTGGCTGAGGTTAACCGTAGCGCAGGAAATTTGGGACAGGAAACGTATACATGCTTCAATCCCCGGAACAGAAATCAATTTAGGAACTTTCGATATAAAATATTCGTCGGTGCTGGTTCCTTATGAAATTGAGATTCCTCAGCAGTACCTTTCACAAATCACCAAAAATGGAATAAGTCTGGTTCTCGAAAGCAAATCTCCTTTCTGGTTTTTTGAAGAAACATCTGCCGAAAGCCCCGGTTTGGTTCCTCATATTTTGTCAGCCGAAAAAGCAACCGGCGCTATGAATGATTTTCTCGATTGTTTCCTTTCCGAGAATTCAGTACAGGCATTTGGCTGGCGCGAAGGAACAGTTCTCGACGGCCTATGGCAACTCTACACGCAAACCAAAAATGAAAAAGCATTACAGGTAATTCAGCAGCATCTTAATTTATTTTTTGATGATTCAGGGAACCTTGTCTATGAAAATGCCGGAAGTAAACCCAACGACAATCGTGTTGACGGAATTGAATCAACCATTCCCTTTGCCACACTGTCCCGCTTGCAACCGGAGCATCCCATTCTGGATACGGTTATTGACGGTTGGCAGGAACTAAAAAAAGAGAACGGGATGATTATCGATGGGAATATGGTATCGGCAGAAGGTTGCTACACCATCTCCTACCCTATGGCAGTTATGGGCAAAACCCGGCAAAACAAAACGCTGATTGAAGAGGCACAGGCGCAGTTAAAACACCGTTTTGTACTTATAAACGATGGCGATTTTTACCTGCGGTATTACACCAACGGCAGATACACATACAAAAACTGGGCACGGGGGGCAGCCTGGTTTTTGCTCGGTTATGTACGCACAATAGAAGAACTGGGCATTGAAAATATAGATATCGAAATCGCTAATAAATTTAAGGATGCGGTTGATATTGCCTTGTCTATGCAACGCCCCGACGGACTTTGGAGTTGTTTTATGGATGATCCGGCAAACAGTCTCCCCGATGCATCCGGTTCGGCCGGAATTGCTGCGGCTGTAATGTCCGGTATAAACCTGGGAATATTGCCGGTTACGTATCAGGAAAATGTTGAGGACTGCTACAAAAGTCTTCAAAACTACATTACTCCCGACGGTTTTTTAAAAGGAGTTGCACAGGATAACCGGGGCGGAGAAATGCTTCAACGAAGTGATTACCGTGTAATTGCCCAAATGGGAATGGGTATGATGGCGCAATTGTATGCTGCTCTCTATCAAAAAGATAATAATTAA
- a CDS encoding SGNH/GDSL hydrolase family protein: MNIKVLFFSMIMVFATVANAQDWPNLGRFSDANEALKTKPADKERVVFMGNSITENWIKTYPDYFSGHFVNRGISGQTTPQMLLRFRADVVDLKPAAVVILAGTNDIAGNTGPSTLEMIMDNLKSMTEIAQSNGIEVLLCSVLPAFDYSWRPGKEPNVKIPELNKMIKAYAKKNKISYVDFFSAMADDKNGMQGELTNDGVHPTAAGYDVMQPIIEKAIKEALK, encoded by the coding sequence ATGAATATCAAAGTATTGTTTTTCAGTATGATTATGGTATTTGCAACAGTTGCAAATGCTCAAGACTGGCCAAATCTGGGTCGTTTTAGTGATGCAAACGAAGCATTAAAAACCAAACCAGCCGACAAAGAACGGGTAGTTTTTATGGGAAATTCCATCACCGAAAACTGGATAAAAACCTATCCCGACTATTTTTCCGGGCATTTTGTAAACCGTGGCATCAGCGGACAAACAACACCACAAATGCTGCTACGTTTTCGTGCAGATGTAGTGGATTTAAAACCGGCTGCTGTGGTTATTCTTGCCGGTACAAACGACATTGCCGGAAACACAGGGCCTTCAACGCTGGAGATGATTATGGACAACCTTAAATCAATGACGGAAATTGCCCAAAGCAACGGAATAGAAGTGTTGCTTTGTTCGGTGTTGCCAGCCTTCGATTATTCGTGGAGGCCGGGGAAAGAGCCCAACGTAAAGATCCCCGAATTAAATAAGATGATAAAGGCTTACGCAAAAAAGAATAAGATAAGCTACGTTGATTTCTTTTCGGCCATGGCAGATGATAAAAACGGGATGCAAGGGGAATTGACCAATGATGGCGTTCACCCAACAGCTGCAGGTTACGATGTAATGCAACCCATCATTGAAAAAGCAATTAAAGAAGCATTGAAATGA
- a CDS encoding GH92 family glycosyl hydrolase yields MISTTMHYLNTKRLTEATKTKKKQNIFRLIISTILFVFLGSCQAPQKTEIPAEDLAQYVNPFVGTWGDGNTYPGAVTPFGLVQFSPDTEKESWRGPSGYEYIDSTLYGFSMTHFNGTGVPDLGDFLIIPTVGKLQFEPGDKHEPDTGYMSRFSHETEKASPGYYSVLLSDYNVKAELTATERAGIARFTFPETDSANILIDLSHVLKSKVIWANLRIENNQLITGYHLTSGWAPERHLYFAARFSKPFNTVGLVNDGKKVLDDSKYFRSETQTSGEDLQFFTRYKVQKDEAVIVKIGLSAVSAANALENLDAEIPGWDFEEVALQARNAWNRELHKIKIEGEQKLKETFYTSLYHAFLSPNIYEDVNGEYRGFDQNIHRSDGFTNYTIFSLWDTYRAVHPLFNLIQAERNTDMVQSMLAHFNQSSDNLLPIWTFYNNENWCMIGYHAVSVIADAYLKGIGNFDAETAYQAIKTTAMSPAYEHVLDYAERGYVPFDMEDESVSKTLEYAYDDYCIAHMAGKLGKTDDYNYFMKRAMSYKNVFDPETKFMRGKDSEGNWREPFNPVKYEKSGDFTEASSWQYTWYVPQDVQGLINLMGGDKQFTNKLDSLFNPNPVDGETGVLHFDGGIGQYWHGNEPSHHIAYLYNYAGQPWKTQELVHYIMKTQYGAKPNSLCGNDDCGQMSAWYIFNTLGFYPVCPVNEEYVIGSPCAPAATVRLSNGSVIEMKADNYSEKNIYIQSMQLNGKEWNKTYIPFDEIKSGAKISYKMGPAPNKKWGTTNDSRPESISLK; encoded by the coding sequence ATGATTTCTACTACCATGCATTACCTTAATACCAAACGATTAACAGAAGCGACCAAAACAAAAAAAAAGCAGAATATTTTTAGACTTATTATCAGTACTATTCTGTTTGTTTTTCTGGGCAGTTGCCAAGCGCCGCAAAAAACAGAAATCCCTGCAGAAGACCTGGCCCAGTACGTTAATCCTTTTGTGGGAACCTGGGGCGACGGCAACACTTATCCCGGAGCTGTAACTCCGTTTGGGCTGGTACAGTTTAGTCCCGATACCGAGAAAGAATCATGGAGGGGACCTTCGGGCTACGAATACATCGACAGCACTTTGTATGGTTTTAGCATGACTCATTTTAACGGTACAGGCGTTCCCGATCTGGGTGACTTTTTAATTATACCCACTGTTGGGAAGCTGCAATTCGAACCGGGAGACAAACATGAACCTGACACTGGCTATATGTCGCGTTTTTCGCACGAAACAGAAAAAGCCTCACCGGGATATTATTCTGTTCTTCTCTCAGATTACAACGTGAAAGCCGAACTCACGGCAACTGAAAGGGCGGGAATAGCCCGGTTTACTTTCCCGGAAACGGATTCTGCCAATATCCTTATTGATCTTTCGCATGTTTTAAAGAGCAAAGTCATTTGGGCAAATTTACGTATTGAAAACAATCAGCTGATTACCGGATATCATCTCACTTCAGGCTGGGCACCCGAGCGGCACCTTTATTTTGCTGCCCGTTTCTCTAAACCATTTAACACTGTAGGGCTTGTAAACGACGGAAAAAAAGTGCTGGATGACAGTAAATATTTCAGAAGTGAAACACAAACATCCGGTGAGGATTTGCAGTTTTTTACACGCTACAAAGTTCAAAAAGACGAAGCTGTAATCGTAAAAATCGGGCTTTCGGCTGTAAGTGCTGCCAATGCGCTTGAAAATCTGGATGCTGAAATTCCAGGATGGGATTTTGAGGAAGTAGCTCTTCAGGCTCGTAATGCGTGGAACCGGGAACTCCATAAAATTAAAATTGAGGGTGAGCAGAAATTAAAAGAAACCTTTTATACCTCCTTATACCATGCTTTTCTTTCGCCTAATATTTACGAAGATGTGAATGGTGAGTACCGGGGATTCGACCAAAACATTCACCGGTCTGACGGATTTACAAATTACACCATTTTTTCTTTGTGGGATACTTACCGGGCTGTTCACCCTTTGTTCAATTTAATTCAGGCAGAACGGAACACTGATATGGTGCAGTCGATGCTTGCCCATTTCAACCAGAGTTCGGATAATCTGTTGCCTATATGGACTTTTTATAATAACGAAAACTGGTGTATGATTGGTTATCACGCAGTTTCGGTAATTGCAGACGCTTACCTGAAAGGTATTGGCAATTTTGATGCAGAAACAGCTTATCAGGCCATAAAAACCACGGCAATGAGCCCGGCATATGAACACGTGCTGGACTATGCGGAGCGGGGTTATGTCCCTTTTGATATGGAAGACGAGTCGGTTTCGAAAACGCTGGAATATGCTTACGACGACTATTGCATCGCACATATGGCAGGGAAACTGGGTAAAACCGACGATTACAATTATTTTATGAAACGGGCCATGTCGTATAAAAATGTGTTTGACCCGGAGACAAAATTCATGCGTGGAAAAGATTCTGAAGGAAACTGGCGCGAACCGTTTAACCCGGTGAAATACGAAAAATCAGGTGATTTTACTGAAGCGTCGAGCTGGCAATATACTTGGTATGTTCCGCAAGATGTTCAAGGCCTTATAAACCTGATGGGAGGAGATAAACAATTTACCAACAAGCTCGATTCACTCTTTAATCCGAACCCGGTGGATGGCGAAACAGGCGTCCTTCATTTCGATGGTGGTATTGGACAGTACTGGCATGGAAACGAGCCCAGTCACCATATTGCCTATTTGTACAATTATGCCGGGCAGCCGTGGAAAACACAGGAACTTGTTCATTATATTATGAAAACGCAATACGGCGCAAAGCCTAATTCCTTGTGTGGAAATGATGATTGCGGACAAATGTCAGCCTGGTATATTTTTAATACATTGGGATTTTACCCGGTTTGCCCGGTAAACGAAGAGTACGTAATTGGAAGCCCCTGTGCACCTGCGGCAACTGTTCGTCTTTCAAATGGTTCTGTAATCGAAATGAAAGCAGATAATTATTCCGAAAAGAATATCTACATACAATCGATGCAGCTAAACGGAAAGGAATGGAACAAAACCTATATTCCTTTTGACGAAATAAAAAGCGGGGCAAAAATCAGCTATAAAATGGGACCTGCTCCAAACAAAAAGTGGGGAACCACTAACGACAGCAGGCCTGAATCGATTTCACTTAAATAA
- a CDS encoding alpha/beta hydrolase-fold protein, translating into MKQTILMLLLYFPMLIMAQNGKVYDDLSMHSEILKMDRQYAIYLPAGYETSERRYPVLYLLHGAGDDHTGWVQFGEVEHIADKAINDGASTPMIIVMPDASGENKGYLNRPEKNWNYEDFFFQEFIPFIEKTYRIKGEKRYRAVAGLSMGGGGTFFYGLHHPELFAAACPLSASCGPVSMDNPGVYWAPKGSEWENLTEAERLEKLKLSSVYFLVNDMPEDQKKAVRWYIDCGDDDFLFEGNSMVHIAMRKNDIPHEYRVRDGGHTWTYWRTALPEVLKFVTVSFHQH; encoded by the coding sequence ATGAAACAGACAATTTTAATGCTATTACTTTATTTCCCCATGCTGATAATGGCGCAAAACGGGAAAGTGTACGACGACCTGTCTATGCACAGCGAAATTTTAAAAATGGACCGCCAATATGCCATTTACCTGCCTGCTGGTTACGAAACATCAGAACGAAGATACCCTGTTTTGTACTTGCTGCACGGTGCCGGCGACGACCACACCGGCTGGGTGCAGTTTGGCGAAGTAGAGCATATTGCCGATAAAGCAATTAACGATGGCGCTTCAACGCCAATGATAATTGTAATGCCAGATGCCAGCGGTGAAAATAAGGGCTACCTTAACCGTCCCGAAAAAAACTGGAATTACGAGGACTTCTTTTTCCAGGAGTTCATCCCTTTTATCGAAAAAACATACCGCATTAAAGGTGAGAAACGTTACCGCGCCGTTGCAGGTTTGTCGATGGGCGGTGGTGGTACATTTTTTTATGGACTGCACCACCCCGAGCTGTTTGCTGCTGCATGTCCGCTAAGTGCAAGTTGCGGCCCGGTAAGCATGGATAATCCCGGCGTTTATTGGGCGCCCAAAGGTTCGGAATGGGAAAATTTAACAGAAGCAGAAAGACTCGAAAAATTAAAACTCAGCAGCGTATATTTTTTAGTGAATGATATGCCGGAGGACCAGAAAAAAGCTGTTCGCTGGTACATCGATTGTGGCGACGACGACTTTCTTTTCGAGGGAAACTCGATGGTACACATTGCCATGCGTAAAAACGATATTCCGCACGAATACCGTGTGCGCGACGGCGGCCACACCTGGACATACTGGCGGACTGCACTGCCCGAAGTACTAAAATTTGTAACAGTTTCATTTCATCAACATTAG
- a CDS encoding GDSL-type esterase/lipase family protein gives MRKLLIAIFLITGISAYSQEKPAVVVNSENTAIIPVPKLEENTYDWWARHAEVLRIKDSINPEIVLIGNSITHLWDGLPKLEYADGSPRTPNGPESWNSLFGNHRVLNLGFGWDRTQNVLWRLEHGELDNLHPRLIIIHIGTNNTSETKNARMNTASEIVEGIGEIYKQVRLKVPDAKIVLMAIMPREQNPDHPRRQLINETNRLLKIYAEKQKITLLDIGTEMLSPDGTLSKDIAADFCHPSEKGYKIWADVIRPFIQEKKH, from the coding sequence ATGAGGAAATTACTTATAGCCATATTTCTAATAACCGGAATTTCTGCTTATTCTCAGGAGAAACCAGCGGTTGTAGTCAATAGCGAAAACACAGCTATTATTCCGGTTCCTAAACTCGAAGAAAATACTTACGACTGGTGGGCGCGCCATGCAGAAGTTTTAAGGATTAAAGATTCAATTAATCCAGAAATTGTGCTGATTGGTAATTCCATTACGCATTTGTGGGATGGGCTCCCAAAATTGGAATATGCCGATGGAAGTCCGCGGACACCCAACGGCCCTGAATCGTGGAATTCGCTTTTTGGGAACCACAGAGTTTTGAACCTGGGTTTTGGCTGGGATCGTACACAAAATGTACTTTGGCGACTTGAACACGGCGAACTCGACAATCTGCATCCCCGTTTGATTATTATACATATAGGAACCAACAATACCAGTGAAACCAAGAATGCACGGATGAACACCGCCTCTGAAATTGTAGAGGGTATTGGAGAAATTTATAAGCAAGTACGGCTTAAAGTACCTGATGCAAAAATAGTTTTAATGGCAATTATGCCACGCGAACAAAATCCCGATCATCCGAGGCGCCAATTAATAAACGAAACCAACCGTTTGTTAAAAATATATGCCGAGAAACAGAAAATAACACTGTTAGATATTGGTACAGAAATGCTTTCACCAGATGGTACGCTTTCAAAAGATATTGCCGCAGATTTTTGCCATCCCTCCGAAAAGGGATATAAAATTTGGGCTGATGTAATCCGTCCTTTTATTCAGGAAAAGAAGCACTAA
- a CDS encoding RagB/SusD family nutrient uptake outer membrane protein, with protein sequence MKKNIYIINLFILLTLLMSACNDFLDHEPESSISPEQYLWEESQLDAYAINLYPNMLPSHTKSGSVYTFGTFGEDAHTDNMAAKYYDTKFVPGQWKVDQSGGDWDFENIYSCNYFLNTVVPRWKAGELSGNEENVKHYIGEMYFLRAWEYFTKVQAVGDFPIVKTILPDNAEALTEASKRVPHPDVVRFIISDLDSAIMLMQPNSPDGSGNRLSQASAQLVKSRVALYEATWLKYFQNTAFVPNGPDWPGADKSYNDGYQYPAGSIDSEIQWLFQQSMEAAKTVADNYSLTPNNGVLQQSLSDASNPYFDMFGDVDMSGYNEVLLWRGYDRGLGIVHNVPVYEQYGGQGIGLTKGMVDGYLMANGLPIYDASSGYAGDDSISTVRQNRDGRLWLFLKEPGQTNILYPTDLSVIIQPTEMVPDVTSGDTEKSYSTGYAIRKGINYDAAQCGNGSGYTGSIIYRATEAYLNYIEACYELNGSLDGTAKAYWEAIRERADVDPDFEKTIAATNMSEEAKGDWGAYSAGSLVDPTLYNIRRERRCELMAEGLRMMDLRRWRAMDQLISTPYHIEGFKLWGPMQDWYGDGELIYNSANANVSSPDRSIYLRPYEIIGNELAYDGYRWAMAHYLNPIAIQHFLITSAGNDVTTSPIYQNPGWPTNANEGATY encoded by the coding sequence ATGAAAAAGAATATATATATAATCAATTTGTTCATTCTGTTGACATTATTAATGTCAGCGTGTAATGATTTTCTTGATCATGAGCCGGAATCTTCTATCTCTCCGGAACAATATTTATGGGAAGAATCGCAGTTAGATGCCTACGCAATAAACTTGTATCCCAACATGTTGCCATCGCATACAAAAAGCGGAAGTGTTTATACATTTGGAACTTTTGGAGAAGATGCACATACTGATAATATGGCAGCCAAATATTACGACACGAAATTTGTTCCCGGTCAATGGAAAGTTGATCAATCTGGTGGTGACTGGGACTTTGAAAACATATACAGTTGCAACTACTTTTTGAATACTGTTGTTCCCCGCTGGAAAGCCGGGGAGTTGTCAGGTAACGAAGAGAATGTCAAACACTATATAGGAGAGATGTATTTCTTGCGTGCATGGGAATATTTCACCAAAGTGCAGGCAGTTGGAGACTTCCCGATAGTAAAAACAATTCTTCCGGATAATGCCGAAGCCCTTACCGAAGCGAGTAAACGTGTTCCCCACCCCGATGTTGTACGGTTCATTATTTCCGATCTTGATTCGGCGATCATGCTTATGCAGCCAAATTCTCCTGACGGAAGTGGCAATCGTTTATCTCAGGCCTCTGCTCAATTGGTTAAATCAAGAGTAGCACTGTACGAGGCAACATGGCTGAAATATTTTCAGAATACTGCATTTGTTCCCAATGGCCCTGACTGGCCGGGAGCTGATAAATCATACAACGACGGCTATCAATATCCTGCAGGAAGTATCGACAGTGAGATTCAGTGGTTGTTTCAACAAAGTATGGAAGCAGCAAAAACAGTAGCCGATAATTATTCATTAACACCAAACAATGGGGTACTCCAGCAATCATTAAGCGATGCTTCAAATCCTTATTTCGATATGTTTGGCGATGTGGATATGTCAGGTTACAACGAGGTATTGCTGTGGCGAGGTTATGACCGGGGCTTGGGAATAGTCCACAATGTGCCCGTTTACGAACAATATGGGGGCCAGGGTATTGGGCTAACCAAGGGAATGGTTGATGGATATTTAATGGCAAACGGTCTTCCTATTTATGACGCTTCATCAGGTTATGCCGGTGATGATTCTATTTCAACAGTCAGACAAAATCGTGACGGTCGTTTGTGGCTGTTCCTAAAAGAACCAGGACAGACAAATATTTTATACCCCACAGATCTTAGTGTAATAATTCAACCCACAGAAATGGTGCCTGATGTAACCAGTGGCGATACTGAAAAAAGCTATTCGACCGGTTATGCAATAAGGAAAGGGATTAATTATGATGCAGCCCAGTGTGGCAATGGATCTGGTTATACCGGCTCAATTATATACAGGGCTACCGAAGCCTACTTGAACTACATTGAAGCTTGCTATGAACTAAACGGAAGTTTAGACGGTACAGCCAAAGCATATTGGGAAGCAATACGCGAACGTGCAGATGTTGACCCGGATTTTGAAAAAACAATTGCGGCCACAAACATGTCGGAAGAGGCCAAAGGCGATTGGGGTGCTTATTCCGCCGGTTCGCTGGTTGATCCTACACTCTATAATATTCGTCGTGAACGTCGTTGCGAACTAATGGCCGAAGGACTGAGGATGATGGACTTACGTCGATGGAGAGCTATGGATCAGTTAATTTCTACTCCTTACCATATTGAAGGATTTAAACTTTGGGGACCAATGCAAGACTGGTATGGCGACGGAGAGTTGATTTACAATTCTGCAAATGCAAATGTGTCTTCTCCTGACAGAAGCATATATCTGCGTCCGTATGAAATTATCGGTAATGAACTGGCATACGACGGCTACCGTTGGGCAATGGCACATTATTTAAATCCGATTGCCATCCAACATTTTCTGATTACTTCAGCAGGCAATGATGTTACTACCTCTCCGATCTATCAGAATCCGGGATGGCCAACAAATGCCAATGAAGGAGCTACTTATTAG
- a CDS encoding glycoside hydrolase family 27 protein, producing the protein MKNILFLILWATPLLAFTQNAKGLANKPPLGWNSYDSYGVYLHEKAAFENLEAFAQKLKPFGYEYFVIDGMWYGEYKLVPGTIYPAEREATVINIDSFGRVEPGSFYFPNGLKPLINKAHELGIKFGLHMMRGIPRQAVKKNLPVYGTEFRAKDIADTTSICSWNSQFYGVDMNKPGAQEYYNGLYKKLADWGVDFIKVDDVVPFPKEVVAIGKAIKNCGREIVYSLSPGDNTNLKDLPYYKQAQMLRITGDIWDNQSSIDRSFDAWKIWQGMATPGFWPDLDMVPFGKLQLMHLEKYGIRLSGRGFMRTSEFTQEQMRTFITQRALAASPVMISGDLPTIDDYSLALITNKDMLECNQNGNSSILVKEENGMELWLTYLPEKQIKGWAGYFNRTQKNISVTISKKELKLVSSYNSELEKEYTNDFTIKDIWNNKEYRISDGQLTFTIASGDVLFIRFEEVLH; encoded by the coding sequence ATGAAAAACATTTTGTTTCTCATTTTGTGGGCTACCCCACTACTCGCTTTTACTCAAAATGCCAAAGGATTGGCCAACAAACCTCCTTTAGGATGGAATAGCTATGATTCATACGGCGTTTATTTGCACGAAAAAGCAGCATTCGAAAACCTGGAAGCATTTGCCCAAAAGCTAAAACCTTTTGGTTATGAATATTTTGTTATTGATGGAATGTGGTACGGCGAATATAAATTGGTCCCCGGAACCATTTATCCTGCTGAGCGGGAAGCAACAGTAATTAATATCGATTCATTTGGCCGGGTTGAACCGGGCAGTTTCTATTTTCCAAACGGACTAAAACCTCTTATTAACAAGGCTCACGAACTGGGAATAAAATTCGGGCTTCATATGATGCGGGGAATTCCCCGACAGGCGGTAAAAAAGAATTTACCTGTGTATGGTACCGAATTTCGTGCAAAAGATATTGCCGACACAACAAGTATTTGCAGCTGGAACTCCCAATTTTATGGTGTTGATATGAATAAACCCGGGGCACAGGAATATTACAACGGACTTTACAAAAAACTGGCCGATTGGGGGGTCGATTTTATTAAAGTTGATGATGTTGTCCCTTTTCCCAAAGAGGTTGTTGCAATTGGGAAAGCCATTAAAAATTGCGGCAGGGAAATAGTTTACAGCCTGTCTCCGGGCGATAACACAAATTTGAAAGATTTGCCATATTATAAACAGGCGCAAATGCTACGGATTACCGGCGATATTTGGGACAATCAATCTTCCATCGACAGGTCTTTTGATGCCTGGAAAATCTGGCAGGGAATGGCAACTCCCGGTTTTTGGCCCGATTTGGATATGGTGCCATTCGGGAAACTGCAACTAATGCACCTGGAAAAATATGGCATCCGCTTATCAGGTCGGGGATTTATGCGTACTTCTGAATTTACGCAAGAGCAAATGCGGACTTTTATTACGCAACGCGCACTGGCTGCATCGCCTGTTATGATTAGCGGAGACTTACCAACAATCGATGATTATTCCCTGGCTTTAATTACCAATAAAGATATGCTTGAATGCAATCAAAACGGAAATTCTTCGATTCTTGTTAAAGAAGAAAACGGCATGGAACTTTGGCTCACATATCTTCCTGAAAAACAGATAAAAGGTTGGGCAGGCTATTTTAACCGGACACAAAAAAACATTTCTGTAACAATTTCAAAAAAAGAACTTAAATTGGTTTCTTCTTATAACAGCGAACTGGAAAAAGAATATACTAACGACTTTACTATAAAAGACATCTGGAACAATAAGGAATACCGGATAAGTGACGGGCAACTTACTTTTACTATTGCCTCCGGCGATGTTCTTTTTATTCGTTTTGAAGAAGTCCTTCACTAA